The sequence CATGATTCTCATGGAAGCACAGGACGACAACATCTTTGAACTGGACTTCGTCGTCCGCACCTTCCAGAACGCGATGATGAAAATCAAGTACTCGACGAAACCGGTCGTTGCGGCGCCGTTCCAGATGACACTCGGCGGCGGTGCGGAAGTCTGTCTGCCGGCTGCGCACATCCAGGCATCGATGGAGACGTATATCGGTCTTGTCGAAGCAGGTGTCGGACTCATCCCGGGCGGCGGCGGCAACGTCGGACTCTACTTGAAGCATCTGAAAGGGCTGCCGCAGGGCGTGCAGGTCGACTATCAGAACATCGCGAACAAAGTGTTCGAATCGATCGCGCTTGCGAACGTCTCCACTTCCGCCGAGGAGGCGCGGGAGAACAACTTCCTCGATTTCGCGGACGGGATCAGTGTGAATCCAGATCATCTGCTCTATGACGCAAAACAATCAGCGCTCGCGTTAGCGAAAAACGGCTACCAGCCGCCGAAAAAAGAGGAATTCCCGGTCGTCGGGGAGACCGGCTATGCGACACTGCTGCTCGGTGCGGAAGGCATGCGGCTGTCAGGGTTCATCAGCGATCATGATATGAAGATCGCGAAGAAACTGGCCTACGTGCTCGCTGGCGGGAAGCTGCCGTACGGTACACTCGTCGATGAGCAGTACATGCTCGATCTGGAACGGGAAGCCTTCCTGAGCCTGGTGGCGGAGCCGAAATCACAGGCGCGCATGCAGCATATGCTCGTCAAAGGCAAACCGCTCCGCAACTGAAGGAAAGAGAGCAATCAACAGAGGAGGAAATACAATGCGTGAAGCAGTAATCGTTGCGGGTTCCCGCACACCGGTCGGGAAGGCGGGCAAAGGATCGCTCGCGACAGTACGGCCGGATGACCTCGGGGCCCTTACTATAAAAGAAACGCTGAAACGCGCTGGCGGCTATGACGGGCCGATCGAGGACCTGATCATCGGCTGTGCCATGCCGGAAGCGGAGCAGGGCATGAACATGGCGCGCAATATCGGAGCGCTTGCGGGACTCCCGGATACGACTCCCGCCATCACAGTGAACCGGTTCTGTTCGTCCGGTCTCCAGTCGATCGCCTATGCAGCCGAGCGGATCATGCTCGGTGCATCGGAAGCAATCCTCGCAGGTGGTGCGGAGTCGATGAGCATGGTGCCGATGATGGGCAATACGGTCCGTCCGAACGCGAAACTTGCGGAAGAGGCGCCGCAGTATTACATGGGCATGGGGCATACCGCAGAGCAGGTCGCCGTAAAATATGGGGTCAGCCGTGAGGACCAGGATGCCTTTGCAGTGGAATCCCACAAACGGGCGGCCGCTGCGATCGATGCCGGGAAATTCGACGAAGAGATCGTCCCTGTCGAATTCATGAAAGGGTACGTGGACAGCAGCGGCAAATTCGATGAGAAGCACGAAACGTTCTCGATGGATGAAGGCGTAAGAAGAGGGACGACGACGGAAATCCTCGCGAAACTGCGGCCGGCATTCTCCGTCACAGGGTCTGTGACAGCGGGCAATGCGTCGCAGACGTCAGACGGAGCGGCGTCCGTCCTCGTCATGGACCGGGAAAAAGCTCTTGCCGAAGGGCTGACACCGATACTGAAATTCCGCTCCTTCGCAGTCGCGGGTGTCCCGCCGGAAGTGATGGGGATCGGACCGGTCGCCGCAATCCCGAAAGCGCTGAAACTGGCAGGCCTGACGAAAGACGATATCGATGTATGGGAATTGAACGAAGCATTCGCCTCTCAGTCGCTGCAGGTCATCCGGGAACTCGGTCTCGATACCGACAAGGTGAACGTCAACGGCGGAGCGATCGCGCTCGGTCATCCGCTCGGTGCGACGGGTACGATCCTGACTGTCCGCATGATGAATGAACTGAAGCGTCAGAAGAAACAGTTCGGCGTCGTCACGATGTGCATTGGCGGCGGCATGGGCGCTGCAGGCGTGTTCGAATTACTATGACAACCTTATCCAATACATGAGGAGGAAAACGATATGAGTGAGACAACTACAAACGAGCTGGTAAAAGGCGGGGCGTTCCTGACGGAGGATATTACACCGGACCGTGTCTTCACACCGGAAGACTATACAGATGAGCAGAAGATGATCGCGAAGACGACAGAGGACTATGTGAAAAACGAAGTGCTGCCGGTCGTCGAGAAACTCGAGAACCATGAATTCGAGCATTCCGTCCGTCTGCTGAAGTCGGCTGGGGACCTCGGCCTTCTCGGCGCTGACGTACCGGAAGAATATGAGGGTCTCGGTCTCGACAAGATCTCCTCGGCACTCATTTCAGAGAAGATGGCCGTCGCGGGCGGCTTCTCGATCACGCACGGCGCCCATGTCGGAATCGGGACACTGCCGATCGTCCTGTTCGGGAACGAAGAGCAGAAGAAGAAGTATCTGCCGAACTCGGTTGCAGGTGACAAGATCTCTGCATATGCGCTGACGGAACCGGGCTCGGGGTCGGATGCGCTTGGTGCGAAGACGACTGCAAAGCTGAACGACGCCGGCACACACTATATTCTGAACGGTGAAAAGCAATGGATCACGAACGCAGGGTTCGCAGATGTTTTCGTCGTCTATGCGAAAGTGGATGGCGAGAAGTTCTCGGCGTTCATCGTCGAGCGTGAATTCCCGGGCGTGTCGGTCGGTGCGGAAGAGAAGAAGATGGGCATCAAGTCTTCCTCCACACGGACACTCATCCTGTCTGACGCGGAAGTGCCCGTCGAGAACCTGCTCGGCGAGATCGGCCGTGGCCATATTATCGCATTCAACATCCTCAACATCGGCCGCTACAAGCTCGGTGTCGGGACAGTGGGCGGCGCAAAGCGTGCACTCGAACTCGCGATTTCGTATGCGAACGAGCGCAAGCAGTTCAACACGCCGATTTCTTCGTTCAACTTGACGAAGGAGAAGATCGCAACGATGGCGGCACGTCTGTACGCGACGGAAAGCCTGATCTACCGCACAGTCGGTTATTTTGAACAGCGGCAGAGCCAGATGACGGCAGAGCAGCAG comes from Sporosarcina trichiuri and encodes:
- a CDS encoding acyl-CoA dehydrogenase family protein; translation: MSETTTNELVKGGAFLTEDITPDRVFTPEDYTDEQKMIAKTTEDYVKNEVLPVVEKLENHEFEHSVRLLKSAGDLGLLGADVPEEYEGLGLDKISSALISEKMAVAGGFSITHGAHVGIGTLPIVLFGNEEQKKKYLPNSVAGDKISAYALTEPGSGSDALGAKTTAKLNDAGTHYILNGEKQWITNAGFADVFVVYAKVDGEKFSAFIVEREFPGVSVGAEEKKMGIKSSSTRTLILSDAEVPVENLLGEIGRGHIIAFNILNIGRYKLGVGTVGGAKRALELAISYANERKQFNTPISSFNLTKEKIATMAARLYATESLIYRTVGYFEQRQSQMTAEQQKDGKAIAAAIAEYAIECSINKVVGSETLDYIVDEAVQLHGGYGYMQEYEVERAYRDSRINRIFEGTNEINRMIVPGTFMKKALKGELPLLQQAQALQEELLMMMPEEPGDEPLAQERMLVKNAKKIGLLAAGLAAQRFGTKLEEEQEVLVNIADIANNIFAMESALLRAEKAVDKNGPEKERQKVLYTEIFCQEAFAAIERDAKETLYAAVDGDNQRMMVSALRKLTRSNPYNIIAKKREASEKLIDAARYVV
- a CDS encoding acetyl-CoA C-acetyltransferase yields the protein MREAVIVAGSRTPVGKAGKGSLATVRPDDLGALTIKETLKRAGGYDGPIEDLIIGCAMPEAEQGMNMARNIGALAGLPDTTPAITVNRFCSSGLQSIAYAAERIMLGASEAILAGGAESMSMVPMMGNTVRPNAKLAEEAPQYYMGMGHTAEQVAVKYGVSREDQDAFAVESHKRAAAAIDAGKFDEEIVPVEFMKGYVDSSGKFDEKHETFSMDEGVRRGTTTEILAKLRPAFSVTGSVTAGNASQTSDGAASVLVMDREKALAEGLTPILKFRSFAVAGVPPEVMGIGPVAAIPKALKLAGLTKDDIDVWELNEAFASQSLQVIRELGLDTDKVNVNGGAIALGHPLGATGTILTVRMMNELKRQKKQFGVVTMCIGGGMGAAGVFELL